In the Chlamydiales bacterium STE3 genome, one interval contains:
- a CDS encoding Exodeoxyribonuclease 7 small subunit (Product derived from UniProtKB/Swiss-Prot:Q6MDK5;Gene name derived from UniProtKB/Swiss-Prot:Q6MDK5;EC number derived from UniProtKB/Swiss-Prot:Q6MDK5), with protein MTEKEEQEAPFEQAFSRLEEILEKMHSGVLSLDESIKLYEEADKLIIQCNKRLSDAERKIEVLIKNRTGELTLGSDGKPLTQNFSPINGN; from the coding sequence GTGACTGAAAAAGAAGAACAAGAAGCACCCTTCGAACAAGCCTTTTCCCGACTAGAAGAGATCTTAGAAAAAATGCACTCTGGGGTACTCAGTTTAGACGAATCGATTAAACTGTATGAAGAAGCAGATAAGCTCATTATCCAATGCAATAAGCGTCTCTCTGACGCCGAAAGGAAAATCGAAGTACTCATTAAAAACCGTACCGGCGAGCTTACATTAGGATCTGATGGCAAACCGCTTACACAAAACTTTTCACCCATAAATGGAAACTAA
- a CDS encoding Exodeoxyribonuclease 7 large subunit (Product derived from UniProtKB/Swiss-Prot:B1HRX7;Gene name derived from UniProtKB/Swiss-Prot:B1HRX7;EC number derived from UniProtKB/Swiss-Prot:B1HRX7), whose translation MINCFKQSKLRKRSIENNFSLGQTFAMFNQQDTLKKPEILTVSALTEAIKFSLEKTFPFVSLQGEVSNCKLQSSGHLYFSLKDNQAQIGAVMFRLDASKIAKPLKDGDQVIVKGSINVYPATGKYQIVVRELQYAGLGELLLKLEELKIKLLKRGFFKKEFKKPLPKCPKKIGVVTSPTGAVIQDILNVLTRRFSGFHLILNPVKVQGEGAAQEIAQAIDHFNKHQLVDVLIIGRGGGSIEDLWAFNEEIVAESIFNSSIPIISAVGHETDHCIADYVADVRAPTPSAAAEMVIAERMQELKALNHLEKTMQQLLSRQIKQYKERLKAIAKTPRMQSPYLMIGPFMQSMDSMKSALDRQIYEHLARFKRDLIGKEKQKEALKPTNQIQSLKQKLSYYEKDLQKSWKKVLDDKQNRFKTAIDLLKALDPKNLLSKGYSIVFSEKENSIISSIHSVKKEQEVKLLFADGYTTSIIKEIYKSD comes from the coding sequence ATGATCAATTGTTTCAAGCAAAGCAAGTTACGCAAGAGGTCTATTGAAAATAATTTCTCCTTAGGTCAAACTTTTGCCATGTTTAACCAGCAAGATACATTAAAAAAGCCAGAAATTTTAACAGTCTCTGCTCTGACTGAGGCCATAAAATTTTCTCTTGAAAAAACTTTTCCGTTTGTTTCCCTCCAGGGCGAGGTGAGCAACTGCAAGTTACAATCTTCCGGCCACCTCTACTTCTCTTTAAAAGATAACCAAGCGCAGATCGGAGCTGTCATGTTTCGTCTTGACGCCTCCAAAATTGCCAAGCCACTAAAAGATGGCGACCAAGTCATCGTGAAAGGGTCGATTAACGTCTACCCAGCAACAGGCAAATACCAAATTGTCGTGCGTGAACTCCAGTATGCTGGCTTAGGAGAATTGCTTTTAAAACTAGAAGAGCTAAAAATCAAGTTGCTGAAGCGCGGGTTTTTTAAAAAGGAATTCAAAAAACCTTTACCAAAATGCCCAAAAAAAATCGGTGTTGTTACAAGCCCCACCGGGGCCGTTATTCAAGATATTCTGAACGTTTTAACACGCCGCTTCTCAGGCTTCCATCTTATCCTCAATCCCGTAAAAGTCCAAGGTGAGGGCGCAGCTCAAGAGATCGCTCAAGCCATCGACCACTTTAATAAGCATCAACTTGTCGATGTCCTTATTATAGGTAGAGGGGGCGGAAGCATTGAAGATCTTTGGGCCTTCAATGAAGAAATCGTCGCTGAAAGTATTTTCAATAGTTCGATTCCCATCATTTCTGCCGTAGGTCATGAAACAGATCACTGCATCGCCGACTATGTGGCTGACGTCAGAGCGCCAACTCCTTCAGCTGCCGCCGAAATGGTGATCGCAGAAAGGATGCAAGAGCTAAAAGCCCTCAATCATCTCGAAAAAACCATGCAGCAACTGCTTTCAAGACAGATCAAGCAGTATAAAGAGCGCCTAAAGGCAATTGCCAAGACGCCAAGGATGCAGTCTCCCTATCTGATGATTGGCCCTTTTATGCAAAGCATGGATAGTATGAAGTCTGCGCTCGATCGGCAAATCTATGAACATCTGGCTCGCTTTAAAAGAGACTTGATAGGAAAAGAAAAGCAAAAAGAGGCATTGAAACCCACCAATCAAATTCAATCATTAAAACAGAAGTTAAGCTACTATGAAAAGGACCTGCAAAAATCTTGGAAGAAAGTTTTAGATGATAAGCAAAACCGCTTTAAAACAGCCATTGACTTACTAAAGGCTTTAGATCCCAAAAATCTACTCTCCAAGGGCTATAGTATTGTCTTTTCGGAAAAAGAAAATTCGATTATAAGTTCTATTCATTCGGTAAAAAAAGAACAAGAAGTTAAACTGTTATTTGCAGATGGTTATACAACATCAATTATAAAAGAGATCTATAAAAGTGACTGA
- a CDS encoding Uncharacterized protein (Product derived from UniProtKB/Trembl:F8L2S2) yields MCMDNRHRLFEIADRQQGYFTNTQAEQCGFSRTNFHRYLSKGEWIKEGRGVYRLTRYPITDRPELVLWSLWSRNKNGEIQGVWSHETALDIYELSDVMPAKMHLTVPRKFRRRAKLPKMLVLYFTDLSEEDMHSQQGYMITSPLRTLVDIVESDRLSEDLISQALHDALLKGMISKEELNESTYSRAAIAKLIGFLK; encoded by the coding sequence TTGTGTATGGACAATAGGCACCGACTTTTTGAAATAGCTGATCGTCAACAAGGGTATTTTACAAATACTCAAGCTGAGCAATGTGGATTTTCAAGAACCAATTTTCATCGCTATCTCTCCAAGGGAGAATGGATCAAAGAGGGTCGAGGCGTTTATCGTTTAACCCGTTATCCAATTACAGATCGCCCTGAATTAGTTCTATGGAGCCTATGGAGCCGGAATAAAAATGGGGAAATTCAAGGTGTTTGGTCTCATGAAACTGCCTTAGATATTTACGAACTATCTGATGTGATGCCGGCTAAGATGCACCTGACCGTACCCAGAAAATTTCGAAGAAGAGCAAAATTACCAAAAATGCTTGTTTTATATTTTACAGATTTATCAGAAGAAGATATGCATTCGCAACAAGGCTATATGATTACTTCTCCGTTGAGGACTCTTGTCGATATCGTTGAATCGGATAGACTATCAGAAGATTTGATCTCTCAAGCACTGCATGATGCTCTACTAAAAGGAATGATTTCAAAAGAAGAACTTAATGAATCAACCTACAGTCGTGCTGCAATTGCAAAACTCATAGGGTTTCTTAAATGA
- a CDS encoding hypothetical protein (Product derived from UniProtKB/Swiss-Prot:P44190;Uncharacterized protein HI_1419): MDEHFTIEYYETDTGKCPYLDWEGELTMELRAQIRKRLNRVRLGNFGDIDHIEGSIFELRIHSGAGYRIYYAKKGNKIVILLCAGSKRSQDRDIAKAKKYWQDLGG, encoded by the coding sequence ATGGACGAACACTTTACGATCGAATATTACGAGACAGATACTGGAAAATGTCCTTATCTCGATTGGGAAGGCGAGCTGACAATGGAATTGCGTGCTCAAATTCGCAAAAGACTAAATCGTGTCCGCCTTGGAAACTTTGGTGATATTGATCATATTGAGGGCAGCATATTCGAACTCCGAATTCATTCTGGAGCTGGATATCGTATATATTATGCAAAGAAAGGCAACAAAATCGTCATTTTACTTTGTGCCGGTAGTAAGAGAAGCCAAGATCGAGATATTGCGAAGGCTAAAAAATACTGGCAGGATTTAGGAGGTTAA
- a CDS encoding hypothetical protein (Product derived from UniProtKB/Swiss-Prot:P44191;Uncharacterized protein HI_1420), which produces MGKTKKYKEHLLKSLEDPKEAAAYLDACLEDDDPHVFLLALKDVAEARGGMGQLSKRSSLNRQSLYRSLSRTGNPKLVNVCTILASLGLEFHVTPAAQN; this is translated from the coding sequence ATGGGAAAAACAAAAAAATATAAAGAGCATCTTTTAAAATCACTAGAAGATCCTAAAGAAGCGGCAGCTTATTTGGACGCCTGTCTGGAGGATGATGATCCTCATGTTTTTTTACTTGCATTAAAAGATGTTGCTGAAGCACGTGGAGGCATGGGACAATTATCAAAAAGATCTTCTCTCAATAGACAGAGTCTTTATAGATCACTTTCAAGAACAGGAAACCCAAAATTAGTTAATGTGTGCACAATTTTGGCATCTCTTGGGTTAGAGTTTCATGTCACTCCTGCTGCTCAAAATTAG